Part of the Quercus lobata isolate SW786 chromosome 6, ValleyOak3.0 Primary Assembly, whole genome shotgun sequence genome, GCACttcttgatgtttttatttGAGACAACCAGCGTTCAAATTCCCCTCACCCCCAACTATCGATGTATCAATCAAAATTATGCATGCGTTTGGATtgcaattaaaattataaattatttcactattcagcttatttttgctactattcatgggtctcactatactatttcaactaacttttacctttatctacaatactttcaataataagttttcaatttcagcaaaataaacggtatccaaacagaccctatatctaaaataaagttctttggttttttctaAACACCTATGCCACCTCTTAGTAAGCTTAGAAATTTTAATCTGGCAGCTCCAGGCAGCTATCTAGGAAGATATTATATTAAACTAGATAGCTCAGCAACACCTTAAATTATCCTGGTTGAGTTATTCAGTATCCGTTTCTACTTTTTTTGCATTATAATCGTGATACTTAAAAAGATATGATTTGTGGTGGTGGTTCTTAGTCTAACTTGAAATTAGTTCAAGTTACTGAAGAGGTAACTTGTGGATATGGCAATTTGGACCCAATTTTCATTTATTCTAATTGGTCTACTTAAAAGCATTATATGCTGTCACTGGGTAGGAATCAACTGGAGTCTGGAGTAAGGCCCAGAATTGCTTGCCACACTGTTGGCCACTACTGATGTTGGCTATAGAGCATGGTTGTATAAGATGTCCAAAAAGTTCCAGCAGGGTTTATAGTATTGATCAGGTTTGTATTATCCCCATCCATCAACAGCATGTAAGCAAAAGCAACTAAAAGTTGAGAAGATGTAGTTAAGTTATGCTAGAATAATATGCAAATCAACTATCTAATATCATTTCTCCATCCACAACAAAAACTTGAATGTTATATGGGATAATTTTAGTATTGGCTATAATTAATAAACTGTTTGCCTAATTTGACTCCTGTTCTCTACTTAGTTTGAACTATGAAAAGGTAAGCATGAGAAATGTGAAAGGACTGTTGATAATCTATCGTAAAACTATATTAATACAAATATATGCTTCTATATTTGAGTTGCGGAAGAAATATTTTCATTAGGTATATGACTGAATAACATGTTTGTTCTCATTTCTCTCTTTATTGACTCAGGCCAGGGCAACAAATCCAGTGGAAATACTGTAAAGGGGCCTACAATTGGTGGTCCATTCACTTTAGTTGATACTGAGAATCGAATTGTTACTGAACAGAATTTTCATGGAAAGTGGGTTCTCCTCTATTTTGGCTATACTTCATCTCCAGATGTTGGGCCAGAGCAAGTACAAATTATGGCCAAGGCTGTAAAGTTACTaggtttatactttatactttATCAACTATAATGAATGATACTGATTTTCTGTTATGATCACTGACATTGTATATTTGCTTGGAAATTAGAGTCAAAATATAATTCCGAGATTCTACCAGTGTTTGTTACTATTGATCCTCAACGTGACAACCCTTCACAACTTCGTGCTTACCTTAACGGTGAGAGTTCCCACAAAACCAAAGTGCGTAGCAATATGCCAGCTTTGAGATACAAATAACTTATTTGatcctctctttttcttgcaTCATGTTCCCAAACCTTTTACGGATTGCAGAATTTGACTCAAGAATAATAGGATTAACGGGGCCTGTATCGGCTATCAGGCAGATGGCACAGGAGTACCgcatatatttcaaaaaagtaGAAGAGGAGGGAGATGACTATCTTGTTGACTCTTCCCACAACATGTAAATCCTTCACTGGTCTttgcttttccttctttttctttcctggTTGAATTCAAAGTGTATGTAACCCATCTTAAAACTAGCAGGTATCTGATGAACCCGAGAATAGAGGTTGCAAGATGCTTTGGGGTTGAGTACAATGCAGAGGAATTGTCAGAGGCAATATTAAAGGCGATGATAAGTACCCCTACTTAATAGCTCCAAATTTTTGATAGAATGTCAATTCTGATATGCAGTAAGAGAAATACCATATTTTTGACATCATTTTAACACGACCTTTatttttggggttatttttttttttttgatgaaatttctttACACATTTTACTGAGTTCAAATGTCACACCTGACTAACCAGCTGCTAGATTTTTAGTTAGCTGAGTAATCGGTTTCAACATCATTTGAACAAGAACATAAAAAGATGAATGGCAATCTAATTTTTGAATGATATTCTTTTTTTGCATAAGAAGCGTGTCTCCTGATCTTTAAGCAATGGCTTAGTCAGTTTTGCCTTGGTGGATGCTGAAATATTGAATTTAATGCAAGAAATGTTAATAGTATCTCAATTCTCAActacataaaaaaatgaaagaagtcAACAAATTGTTGATATGATAGTAGCAGGCTCAACGGGAATGTTAATAGAATGATGGGATTATCATCTAAAACAAGTtaatagagaaaattttaaggcaaataagaatttgagcaaattaAACCCAATTTTAGGAGCAAATGATCAACCAATCATTTTAATATATGCAATAATAAAATACTTTACTTATTAGTCAGTAAAATCAAATGGACAACTTTTTTGCAATCAATTAGAATATGAACAAGAATATGATCCTTTGTCAATTGTTCAAAAATATTTCCTCCTTCAGGGAAAAAAAGGCTTATTTTATTCCAAATgatctcaaataaaaaaaaaaagggttggaAGAATATACTTTTGTAGACACTAAGGGCTTGCTTGGTTTAGAGGTGTTTTGAGTGATATGATCCAAAACTCATAACTGAGTTATCAAAAAACATGGGacccacataatttttttttgtttggcttgATTTCCTAATCTTGTTTTTATCACTCAAAAATTTTGAGTGAGAGTGATGAAAACCGAAAACATCAAAttggtgttttcagtttctgaGATACATAACTCAGTGGTAGGATTGTAAATTTTTGACCTCTGTGGGGCTCATATGTGTTGATGGCGTTACCTCTCTCTTactttattctctctctttcttctcccacttctctctctctctctctctgttttttctttctttcttcctttctctggTTCATCCCAGTTCCGCTAATgacccaaaaaaggaaaaccacGAGATCATGATCGCTGGTGTTGGTTCAGCCCAGTTCCATTGCCACCATCAAAGTGAGAGCCTTGAAACACCAAGACCATGATCGTCGgtgttgggttttgattttgtcgTCGTGATTTTGTCGCTGgtgttgggttttatttttatttttatttatgtatctGTTTGATTTTGTCGATGGTTGATGAATGAGTTTTGTTGATGGTTGACGAGTTCTGTtgatgggttttatttttattttgatgaatgggttttgattttgtcgATGGTTGATAAATGAGTTTTGTTGatggttgctgggtttgtggtggtggatCGGTTTGTAGTGGTTGATGGTGGCCAGTGGTTGGGTTAGTGGTGGTGGAGGATTGGTAGTGGTTGATGGCGTCGGTGAGTGGCTATGGGTTGAAGGGAGGGAGAagatagagagatagagatggaGAGACGCGGGTAGCAACAATAGCAACATTGGATAGTGTTAGTGGTGGGGTCCACGGTTTTGGGGAAAAGTTGTAGAGATATGTAACTGAGAACTGAGTCCAAACACGTGTTTTGCAATTTTTGAGTGAAGGTGAGgtttgagaattgagttatgagttttgggtttgagttatGGGTTTTGAAAACTGGGATATCACtaaaccaaacaggccctaaaaTTCTCATTTTGAGTgcgatgttaaaaaaaaattgttaagttGGTCTTAGCAAAAATCAAGTACAAGGTCAAGTCCAAGGTTCAACTCAAGTTGTGAGATCAATGTAATTTTACCATGGAGGTAAAACAAAATCAACTCTAAAATCTAattgtctttctctttctttcaggGAACAAGCTGAGTTTTTGCCTTTCTAATTGTCTTTCTTAAAACGTATGTTTGCCCAATGACAACGCTTACCCAAACCCTTAGCTACCATAAATGGTGCTCATgagaaatcaaacccaaaacttACGAGACCCGAATGGGATTGATCCATATGATTTATAACTATAAAACTAGTTATTTCTACGGATGAATATCTTGAAGTCTTGAACTATAAAATGGGATGGGCCTCTTGCTTTTCCCAAATGCGAATCCCTAACTATAGGTAGTGTGAAATGTCCAATTTGTTAACAA contains:
- the LOC115950889 gene encoding protein SCO1 homolog 2, mitochondrial, coding for MPISRFLFFSSKRSSTQQALNLLKRCGPSKRIQSCNYTKSSGGFSNGKTRAHSVTSVETQASRSWAVYAVPAALLGFAGLATLVHYNDERRAIPKGQGNKSSGNTVKGPTIGGPFTLVDTENRIVTEQNFHGKWVLLYFGYTSSPDVGPEQVQIMAKAVKLLESKYNSEILPVFVTIDPQRDNPSQLRAYLNEFDSRIIGLTGPVSAIRQMAQEYRIYFKKVEEEGDDYLVDSSHNMYLMNPRIEVARCFGVEYNAEELSEAILKAMISTPT